DNA from Arthrobacter sp. SLBN-112:
AGGCATGGGGATGCCTGCCAGGGCACCGGTGGCGCGGCAACAGGTTTTCCCCCATTTTCCTGTTGCCCGCCCCGGTGCTTCCGCTTTTAAAGGATCAGGCGCTGCCGGGTCGGTTAAACCGCGGCTTCCACGGAGCGGGAAGCGGCCACATGCGGTGCGGGCTCCAGCGGACCGGAAAATACCAGCTGGTCCAGGCGGCGGAGAATCAGGCCCTCACGCAGTGCCCACGGGCAGATGCGGAGCTTCTTGAACTTGAACATCTCCAAGGCGGCCTCGGCCACCAGCGCTCCGGCCAGGAGCTGATGCGCCCGTGCCTCGGAGACGCCGGGAAGATGCAGCCTGTCCTCCGAGCTCATGGCCGAGATCCGCTGGGTCCAGATGCCCAGGTCCGAGGCGTGCAGTTCCCGTTTAACGTACGGACCTTCAGCACTGGGGGCGGCGCCGGCGATCCGGGCCAGTGACCGGAACGTCTTGGAGGTGCCGGCCACGACATTCGCCCGGCCCAGGCCATCGAATTCACGGACGGCGGGCTTGAGCGTGGCCCTGATGTAGCGGCGCAGTTCCTTGACGCTCTTTGCCGACGGCGGATCCTCGGCGAGCCAGTCCCGGGTGAGGCGGCTGGCACCAAGTGGCACGGAGGTGGCCACCTCGGGAAGCTCGTCCTGTCCGAAAGCCATTTCAAAGGAACCGCCGCCGATGTCCAGGTTCAGGATGGGCCCGGCGCCCCAGCCGTGCCAGCGCCGCACCGCGAAGAACGTCATGGAGGCTTCTTCGCTGCCCGTGAGTTCCTGGAGGGTCACCGTGGTTTCGTGCTTGACCCGGGCCAGCACTGCGGGGCCGTTGGTGGCCTCGCGGATGGCGGACGTACAGAAAGCCAGCAGGTCCTCGGCCTTGTGCCGGGCAGCGAATTCCCATGCTTCCAGCACGAACTCGGTCAGCTCGTGCTGGCCCTCGTCGCTGATGCTGCCATCCGGCTCAAGGTACTGGACCAGGGACAGCGGCCGCTTGTGGGACGCGAAAGGGACCGGCTGCGCGCCGGGATGGGCATCCACCAGGAGCAGATGGACAGTATTGGAACCAATATCGAGGACGCCTAGACGCATGGGGACATTATTGCTCGTCAGCGCGCTTGAAGTCGCGCCGGATGTTGGCCACGCCTTCCGGATTGATTTCGAAACCGTAGGCAGCGCCGGGGTTGATCACCATGCCGAGTTCATCGCCAAGGTTGGCGATGATGGCTGCGCCCTGCGTGCCCAGCACATTGGGTGCAGCTTCCAGGTACTGCTGGTCCACCCTGCTCGGGTGTGAGAAAACGGCGAGGACGGGATCGCCGTCGGCGTTGGCAAGAACCAGGGGCTCCACCTGGGAGTCCATGCCCTCCACCGTGTCCGAACTGATGATGTACACCTCGCTGTTCAGGAACGACAGGATGACGTCCACAGGGTTCGCGTCAGGCTGTCCGCCGGTGGCAAGCTTCTCTTCGAGGTCGTTGAGCGGCTGGAGGTCCGTGTGCGCAGGCTGTTCAGTCATACGACTACCCGATCACGATCCGGTGGCCGGCGCAAACGCGCCGGCCACGGCGCTATTTCTTGGCTGTTGCCTTCTTCTTGGCCGGCGCCTTGCGGGTGGCAGTCCGCTTGACGGGGCCCTTGGCGCGTTTCTCGGCCAGCAACTCCACGGCCTGCTCCCGCGTGAGCTCCTCCAGGGAAGTGGCGCGGGGAACCGTGATGTTGGTGATGCCGTCCGTAATATAGGGCCCGAAGCGGCCTTCCTTCACCACGATGTTCTTCTCGGACACGGGATCCGGGCCGAACTCGGCCAGCGGCGGCACAGATGCACGGGCGCCGCGCTGCTTGGGCTGGGAGTAGATCTCCAGTGCCTGCTCCAGGGTGATGGTGAAGATCTCCTCTTCGGAGCCGATGGACCGGGAGTCCGTCCCCTTCTTCAGGTACGGGCCGAACCGGCCGTTCTGCACGGTGATGAGGTTGCCTTCGGCGTCCTCACCCAGGGCGCGGGGCAGGCTCATGAGCTGCAGTGCCTCGTCCAGGGTGACCGACTCGACAGTCATGGACTTGAAGAGCGATCCGGTGCGCGGCTTGGCCTTGACCGGCTTCTTGGGCGGCTTGGGCTTGCCGTTCTTGTAGTACTCCACCGGCTGCCTGGCCAGTTCTTCCTCCGTCATCTCGGGGATGATCTCGGTGACGTAGGCGCCGTACCGGCCGTTCTTGGCCACGACGGTGTGCCCCGTGTGGGGGTCGGTGCCGAGGACGCGTTCCTCCGGCGCCGCCGTCTCCATCAGTTCGATGGCCTTGGCTGCCGTCAGTTCGTCGGGAGCCAGGTCCTCGGGCACGTTGGCGCGGGCCGATTCGACGATCTCACCGGTCTTCGGGTCAACAGTGGCGGCGGAACTTTCCAGGTACGGGCCGAACTTGCCCACCCGCAGGGTGATGTCGTCGGTGATGGGGATCGAGTTGATTTCCCGGGCGTCGATCTCGCCCAGGTTGTTGACGATGCTCAGCAGGCCGGGGTCCGAGTCCTCGCCGAAGTAGAAGTGCCGCAGCCAGGACGCGCCGGCTTCCTGGCCGTTGGCGATCTTGTCCAGGTCGCCTTCCATGTCGGCGGTGAACTCGTAATCCACGTAGTCGGAGAAGTGCTGCTCCAGGAGCCGGATGACCGAGAAGGCGATCCAGCTGGGCACCAGCGCGGAACCCTGCTTCCGGACGTAGCCGCGGTCCTGGATGGTGGAGATGGTGGAGGCGTAGGTGGAGGGGCGGCCGATGCCCTTCTTTTCCAGTTCCGCGGTCAGGGACGCTTCCGTGTAGCGCGGCGGCGGCGAGGTTTCGTGGCCCACCGCCAGGATGTCCACGGCCGTGAGGGAGTCGCCCTTGGCCACGTTGGGCAGGCGGCGCGCTTCGTCGGAGTCGTCGTCGCCGCGCGTCTCATCCTTGCCCTCCTCGTAGGCGGCGAGGAAGCCGGGGAACGTGATCACGGTACCGGACGCGGAGAACTCGGCGTCCCGCCCGTCTGACGCCACGGCACCCAGCCGGATGGTCGCCGTCGAACCCTTGGCATCGCCCATCTGGGAGGCGACCGTCCGCTTCCAGATGAGCTCGTAGAGCCGGAATTCGTCGCCGGACAGCTGCTTTGCGACCTGCGCCGGCGTGCGGAAGGAGTCACCGGCGGGGCGGATGGCCTCGTGGGCTTCCTGGGCGTTGGCGGCCTTGCCGGTGTACACACGCGGTGACTGAGGGATGTACTCGGGGCCGTACAGCTCAGAGGCCTGGCGGCGGGCAGCCGTGACGGCCTCGTCGCTCAAGGAGGAGGAGTCCGTACGCATATAGGTGATGTAGCCGTTTTCATACAGCCGCTGGGCGATCTGCATGGTGCTCTTGGACGAGAAACGCAGCTTGCGCCCCGCCTCCTGCTGCAGCGTGGAGGTGGTGAAAGGCGCCGCCGGACGCCGGGTGTACGGCTTGGTGTCCACCGACCGGACGGTGAATGAAGCATCCTGCAGCCCGGCCGCCAGCGACGTTGCCAGTTCCTCGTTGAGGTGGGCCACGTTCCGGGACGTGAGTTCGCCGTTGTCGTTGAAGTCGCGGCCGGTGGCCACCTTGGCGCCGTCAACGGCGGCAAGCTTTGCCTTGAACGAGCCGGTATCGGCACCGAACTGTCCGGTCAGGTCCCAGTAGGAGGCTGCCTTGAAGGCCATGCGCTCGCGTTCGCGGTCCACCACCATGCGGGTGACCACGGACTGCACGCGGCCGGCGGACAGGCCCCGGGCCACCTTGCGCCACAGCACCGGTGAGATTTCGTATCCGTAGAGGCGGTCCAGGACGCGGCGGGTTTCCTGGGCGTCCACCAGGTCCTGGTCCACGTCGCGCAGGTTGCCCATGGCGCGCTGGATGGCTTCCTTGGTGATTTCGCCGAACGTCATCCGGTACACCGGGACCTTGGGCTTGAGCACTTCCAGCAGGTGCCACGCGATGGCTTCGCCCTCGCGGTCCCCATCGGTTGCGAGATAAAGTTCGTCGGCGTCCTTGAGCGCAGCTTTGAGCTCAGTCACCTTTTTCTTCTTGTCCGGGGACACCACGTAGTACGGCTT
Protein-coding regions in this window:
- the topA gene encoding type I DNA topoisomerase, encoding MPSKAKTGKKLVIVESPAKSKTIAKYLGEGFIVEASIGHIRDLPQPSELPAELKKTSVGKFAVDIEHDFKPYYVVSPDKKKKVTELKAALKDADELYLATDGDREGEAIAWHLLEVLKPKVPVYRMTFGEITKEAIQRAMGNLRDVDQDLVDAQETRRVLDRLYGYEISPVLWRKVARGLSAGRVQSVVTRMVVDRERERMAFKAASYWDLTGQFGADTGSFKAKLAAVDGAKVATGRDFNDNGELTSRNVAHLNEELATSLAAGLQDASFTVRSVDTKPYTRRPAAPFTTSTLQQEAGRKLRFSSKSTMQIAQRLYENGYITYMRTDSSSLSDEAVTAARRQASELYGPEYIPQSPRVYTGKAANAQEAHEAIRPAGDSFRTPAQVAKQLSGDEFRLYELIWKRTVASQMGDAKGSTATIRLGAVASDGRDAEFSASGTVITFPGFLAAYEEGKDETRGDDDSDEARRLPNVAKGDSLTAVDILAVGHETSPPPRYTEASLTAELEKKGIGRPSTYASTISTIQDRGYVRKQGSALVPSWIAFSVIRLLEQHFSDYVDYEFTADMEGDLDKIANGQEAGASWLRHFYFGEDSDPGLLSIVNNLGEIDAREINSIPITDDITLRVGKFGPYLESSAATVDPKTGEIVESARANVPEDLAPDELTAAKAIELMETAAPEERVLGTDPHTGHTVVAKNGRYGAYVTEIIPEMTEEELARQPVEYYKNGKPKPPKKPVKAKPRTGSLFKSMTVESVTLDEALQLMSLPRALGEDAEGNLITVQNGRFGPYLKKGTDSRSIGSEEEIFTITLEQALEIYSQPKQRGARASVPPLAEFGPDPVSEKNIVVKEGRFGPYITDGITNITVPRATSLEELTREQAVELLAEKRAKGPVKRTATRKAPAKKKATAKK
- a CDS encoding Ppx/GppA phosphatase family protein, with product MRLGVLDIGSNTVHLLLVDAHPGAQPVPFASHKRPLSLVQYLEPDGSISDEGQHELTEFVLEAWEFAARHKAEDLLAFCTSAIREATNGPAVLARVKHETTVTLQELTGSEEASMTFFAVRRWHGWGAGPILNLDIGGGSFEMAFGQDELPEVATSVPLGASRLTRDWLAEDPPSAKSVKELRRYIRATLKPAVREFDGLGRANVVAGTSKTFRSLARIAGAAPSAEGPYVKRELHASDLGIWTQRISAMSSEDRLHLPGVSEARAHQLLAGALVAEAALEMFKFKKLRICPWALREGLILRRLDQLVFSGPLEPAPHVAASRSVEAAV
- a CDS encoding SseB family protein codes for the protein MTEQPAHTDLQPLNDLEEKLATGGQPDANPVDVILSFLNSEVYIISSDTVEGMDSQVEPLVLANADGDPVLAVFSHPSRVDQQYLEAAPNVLGTQGAAIIANLGDELGMVINPGAAYGFEINPEGVANIRRDFKRADEQ